The nucleotide sequence TTATGATGTGCGATTCTTTTTGGATCTTCGAAGCCGTTTTGTTCTCCGATTTTTGTCGGTGCCGTTCGATCTGGTGAAGTTAATTGCTAATTCGAGCTTCCTGCTTCTTGTATCTGTAAAATGCTGCCGCTTCGATTTGGAAGAGAGTTGTGTGTGTGCGCTATTGTTCATTTCTGTAATTTTGAAAGTAGTTGTGGTAAAATGATACTGTTTGTCCCCTTGGTGATTGATACGGATTGTTTTGTATATTTCCTTGCTCATTCAAGGGTTGGAAATAGGGGTTTCTATTGCATTTTGTCAACTCTAAGTTTGAATCTGATAATCAGGGATGAAGAAAGTGCTCTTTCATTGTTGTAATACTTGTCTTTTTATAAGATTCTGAATAGGTGGCACACATAATTTGATTCAGCGGAGTGAAATTGATACATTGCTGATGTGTTTTTATGTAGAGGACGGAACATATGCTATGAAAAAGGTCCTCATCAAGAGCAATGAGCAGCTGGAGTTGGTCAGGGAGGAGATCCATGTTTCATCACTGTTCAACCACCCAAATCTGCTCCCGCTTCTCGATCATGCAATCATTTCTGTCAAGGTAAGTAGTTACAGCAGCAGTCAACACCCGTTCCTCTCCGAATCATATCAAAAACATAAATtcatcaaaacaagaaaatggtTTGTTTATTCAACCTCCATATTTGTTCTTTAGCTTTGGCTATGTAATTGGATTTATGTCCTGAAGTTGAAAACATGCTATCTGCTGGGTTTGGAATTCAGCAGTTTCCAGATACTATGTATGAAGGCTGTAGAATCCAATGCCTTCTAGGGGATACCTTCTATGGGCACTTGAACTATGCCTTGACAAAAAAAAAGCATTCAGCTGTCAGTATTTGGTGTTTTATTTTAACCGGTTTAAACTGAAAGTAATTCATCTTTCCTATGTGCACTTTGAATGGAAAAAGGACGGGTATCTGGTTTTTCTTGTGGATGCTCATCAAAAATTCTTTTGAGATATGTGATTGCGAAGGGATTAGAATGAGACTCTCAAAGCTTTTCAATGTAATGGGATAGAGATATGTACCAAGTGAGATCCTGCATATCATGGCAAAGTTGATTCTAGTCTATTATTCAACCTTTTAAAATTGGATTATTTCGATAAGAATTGCTTCTTGCTTATGGTATTATGTCTTTGAAAACATAATATCACTACTAATGGTGCTATTTTACAAGGACCTTTATCTATTGCTGCTACAAGATCTGGTTTTCCAAACTTGGTTGGAATTATGTATAAATTGTGTGGTATGATGTGGCATTGCTAGTGTAGTTTCTTAATTGTTCTAAGTTGATAAGTGATAATTTCACTACATGGGAATGAAAATGATGTGAATTGCAACTTAATTGTTCCTTCCCTTGTTACAGTTGTTGTGCTTTTATATTTATGTTGAACATGGCCCTTTTGTTGGCAGCCTACTCCACAAAAATCTTGGAACCACGAGGCATACTTGTTATTTCCACTTCATTTGGATGGAACACTGCTAGATAATACCAAGACAATGCAAGCCAGGAAGGAATCCTTTCCTACCTCGGATGTTCTTCAAATCTTTCGACAGGTAAAAGAACTTTCTTCTGTCATGTAATTGGCTTATTATAACCAGGGatcaggtatctcaagcattatAGTTGCAATTCAAGATTTTCAGCACatgatactttttttttttggataaaaacATATGTTACTTGTTTGACATCTATTGTATCCTTTTCTGATTGTCATGAATTTCATATATGTATTTACCTAGTAATTCTTTGGAATAGGTTATTTTCTCTGTTAAGAATCAAATTGAAGGATAAATATGGACATCTCTGGCCTATACTGCTTTTATACTACTTTTACATTTAGAATCTAAGAAGCAacctttcttttttaaaataaaaaaataaaaaataaaaatattagtttGATTCAATATACACTTCTTTATATTCTAGAGTTCTTTAGTACTCTAAACTGACAAAAGTTTGATTTCTTCTGAAATCCTTTTAGCCCTGACAAATCAACTCAACAGCTTTGTGCAGGACTCAAGCATATGCATGGTTTAGATACTCCATATGCTCATAATGATGTCAAACCTGGTAATGTTCTCATAACACATAGAAAAGGACAACCGCCTCTTGCCATACTCATGGATTTTGGCAGTGCTCGTCCTGCCAGGAAGCACATTGGTTCCAGATCAGAGGCACTCCAGTTGCAGGTGCTTTGTTCAGCCCCCTGTGTAGGAATGGGCAGCTGAACACTGTTCTGCCCCTTTCCGAGCTCCGGAGCTGTGGGAATGCCCAAGCCAAGGTGATATAGACGAGAGGACTGATGTTTGGTCACTAGGATGCACATTATATGCAATAATGTGAGaattgatttttcttttgtatGTGTTTAAGCTTTATGTTTAAAACTTTTTACAATTTTGCTGCCTTAATGGCATTACACCATGCATCTGTTGATGTACTTGAGTTATGCAACCCCACGTCCCTATTGACACGGAGAGATTTAAGAGAACAGTTGAGGCATCGTTACACATTGCAGTTGTTAAAATTTCATGTGCCTTCCCTATCTATTGAGATAGATAGAAAAGGAATAGTTCCCTGCCTTAGTTTTTATGTgtatctttatattttttttgtggtAGTCTAGGTAGTCGGGCATTGGGCTTAATTATTATTTCGGTAATTTATACATAATTTTGTCTATTGTAATTTATGAAATGGCCAGTCTCCCTGTAATCTTCAGGATTCATGCGCATAAATGGCATATggtttatttacttatttattgatgTGTTCTTTTCATTTTTAGCCTCATATTTTCGCTCACCTAGTCACTTTCCCAATATCCGGACGAGTCAACGGTCAAGTCTGTGTTTAACAGCTTTATTGTGGTTCTACGGGTATAACAGTTCGGCTAACAAATTAACTAACTGACTTCTGCCAACTCATTATTGCTAACTGTATCTAACTACTTTGTATCTTTTGCTGCATTAACATATATattagatatataattatttatttatttttatctaataaattaaattattttgcgATAAATANNNNNNNNNNNNNNNNNNNNNNNNNNNNNNNNNNNNNNNNNNNNNNNNNNNNNNNNNNNNNNNNNNNNNNNNNNNNNNNNNNNNNNNNNNNNNNNNNNNNNNNNNNNNNNNNNNNNNNNNNNNNNNNNNNNNNNNNNNNNNNNNNNNNNNNNNNNNNNNNNNNNNNNNNNNNNNNNNNNNNNNNNNNNNNNNNNNNNNNNNNNNNNNNNNNNNNNNNNNNNNNNNNNNNNNNNNNNNNNNNNNNNNNNNNNNNNNNNNNNNNNNNNNNNNNNNNNNNNNNNNNNNNNNNNNNNNNNNNNNNNNNNNNNNNNNNNNNNNNNNNNNNNNNNNNNNNNNNNNNNNNNNNNNNNNNNNNNNNNNNNNNNNNNNNNNNNNNNNNNNNNNNNNNNNNNNNNNNNNNNNNNNNNNNNNNNNNNNNNNNNNNNNNNNNNNNNNNNNNNNNNNNNNNNNNNNNNNNNNNNNNNNNNNNNNNNNNNNNNNNNNNNNNNNNNNNNNNNNNNNNNNNNNNNNNNNNNNNNNNNNNNNNNNNNNNNNNNNNNNNNNNNNNNNNNNNNNNNNNNNNNNNNNNNNNNNNNNNNNNNNNNNNNNNNNNNNNNNNNNNNNNNNNNNNNNNNNNNNNNNNNNNNNNNNNNNNNNNNNNNNNNNNNNNNNNNNNNNNNNNNNNNNNNNNNNNNNNNNNNNNNNNNNNNNNNNNNNNNNNNNNNNNNNNNNNNNNNNNNNNNNNNNNNNNNNNNNNNNNNNNNNNNNNNNNNNNNNNNNNNNNNNNNNNNNNNNNNNNNNNNNNNNNNNNNNNNNNNNNNNNNNNNNNNNNNNNNNNNNNNNNNNNNNNNNNNNNNNNNNNNNNNNNNNNNNNNNNNNNNNNNNNNNNNNNNNNNNNNNNNNNNNNNNNNNNNNNNNNNNNNNNNNNNNNNNNNNNNNNNNNNNNNNNNNNNNNNNNNNNNNNNNNNNNNNNNNNNNNNNNNNNNNNNNNNNNNNNNNNNNNNNNNNNNNNNNNNNNNNNNNNNNNNNNNNNNNNNNNNNNNNNNNNNNNNNNNNNNNNNNNNNNNNNNNNNNNNNNNNNNNNNNNNNNNNNNNNNNNNNNNNNNNNNNNNNNNNNNNNNNNNNNNNNNNNNNNNNNNNNNNNNNNNNNNNNNNNNNNNNNNNNNNNNNNNNNNNNNNNNNNNNNNNNNNNNNNNNNNNNNNNNNNNNNNNNNNNNNNNNNNNNNNNNNNNNNNNNNNNNNNNNNNNNNNNNNNNNNNNNNNNNNNNNNNNNNNNNNNNNNNNNNNNNNNNNNNNNNNNNNNNNNNNNNNNNNNNNNNNNNNNNNNNNNNNNNNNNNNNNNNNNNNNNNNNNNNNNNNNNNNNNNNNNNNNNNNNNNNNNNNNNNNNNNNNNNNNNNNNNNNNNNNNNNNNNNNNNNNNNNNNNNNNNNNNNNNNNNNNNNNNNNNNNNNNNNNNNNNNNNATGC is from Arachis ipaensis cultivar K30076 chromosome B01, Araip1.1, whole genome shotgun sequence and encodes:
- the LOC107635027 gene encoding LOW QUALITY PROTEIN: serine/threonine-protein kinase 16-like (The sequence of the model RefSeq protein was modified relative to this genomic sequence to represent the inferred CDS: deleted 1 base in 1 codon; substituted 1 base at 1 genomic stop codon); its protein translation is MGCSFSGLNALYDSVNGGGDVWINENRFRIVRQLGEGGNAYVFLVKDVPADNVSGGFSSKLKQSSHISEDGTYAMKKVLIKSNEQLELVREEIHVSSLFNHPNLLPLLDHAIISVKPTPQKSWNHEAYLLFPLHLDGTLLDNTKTMQARKESFPTSDVLQIFRQLCAGLKHMHGLDTPYAHNDVKPGNVLITHRKGQPPLAILMDFGSARPARKHIGSRSEALQLQCFVQPPVXEWAAEHCSAPFRAPELWECPSQGDIDERTDVWSLGCTLYAIM